From a single Xiphophorus maculatus strain JP 163 A chromosome 5, X_maculatus-5.0-male, whole genome shotgun sequence genomic region:
- the trmt1 gene encoding tRNA (guanine(26)-N(2))-dimethyltransferase isoform X1 translates to MAPLLPAINDLELSRLRPMLVRTARRLPLIISGRLHPSPSYSANQTCRRSRSSMDPQVSAADPSSGISSDSTHVSEEPTAVELLPGETVVKEGKAAILFPNANEVFYNPVQEFNRDLTCAVITEFARDLLAQRGVKVLVPGEKERVVVSLLEETNEAETAEKNGAEEPKVTARVGEKCENGLRVLEGLAASGLRSVRFALEVPGLQSVTANDFSSKAAALIARNAQYNRVDHLLQPSCRDASMLMYEMRGKKERYDVIDLDPYGSPAAFVDAAVQAVSEGGLLCVTCTDMAVMAGNNGETCYSKYGSVSIKSKYCHEMALRIILHSLDQRAGVYQRYIQPLLSVSADFYIRVFVRVFTGQATVKNSASKQALVYNCVGCGSFHMQRLGRRISSGKHMKYSAATGPPVGPECEHCGQRHQLGGPFWAEAIHDLDFVQKVLEAVSGNPSRFGTSKRIEGMLSMVTEELEDVPLYYTVDSLSSTIHCNTPPLLQFRSALLHAGHRVSLAHACKNAVKTDAPPGVIWDVMRCWEKTNPVKREKLSQTSPAFKILSTEPSLEACFTVREDANPQSRKRHLTRFQENPQAFWGPKARAKAGGGISTDLQDKRKKFQNKRKNQITDSSQLKNFPCKKFKQGTCAHGDSCCYSHQTEQTCDEKTE, encoded by the exons ATGGCACCTTTACTTCCAGCAATCAATGACTTGGAATTATCTCG GCTGCGTCCCATGCTGGTGCGGACGGCCCGGCGGCTCCCTCTCATCATCTCCGGTCGGCTCCACCCTTCCCCTTCGtattcagccaatcagacgtgTCGGAGGAGCCGGAGCTCTATGGACCCCCAGGTGTCCGCCGCTGACCCCTCGTCCGGGATTAGTTCTGATTCAACGCATGTTTCAGAGGAACCGACCGCCGTCGAGCTGTTACCTGGAGAGACCGTTGTGAAGGAGGggaaggcggccatcttgtttccCAACGCCAACGAGGTGTTTTACAACCCGGTCCAGGAGTTTAATAGAGATTTAAC TTGTGCCGTAATCACGGAGTTTGCTCGAGACCTGTTGGCTCAACGGGGGGTGAAGGTGCTCGTTCCTGGAGAAAAAGAGCGAGTGGTGGTCTCTCTGTTGGAGGAGACGAACGAGGCCGAGACGGCGGAGAAAAACGGTGCAGAGGAGCCCAAAGTTACAGCAAGAGTAGGGGAAAAATGTGAG AACGGTCTCCGCGTCCTGGAGGGCCTGGCGGCCTCCGGGTTGCGCTCGGTGCGTTTTGCTCTGGAGGTCCCCGGCCTGCAGAGCGTCACCGCCAACGACTTCTCCAGCAAAGCGGCGGCGCTGATCGCCCGGAACGCCCAGTACAACCGGGTCGACCACCTGCTGCAGCCCAGCTGCAGGGATGCCAG caTGCTAATGTATGAAATGCGAGGGAAGAAAGAGCGATACGATGTCATCGATCTGGATCCCTACGGAAGCCCGGCGGCGTTCGTGGACGCAGCAGTGCAGGCTGTCAGTGAAGGAG GCCTGCTGTGCGTAACGTGCACCGACATGGCCGTGATGGCGGGAAACAACGGGGAAACCTGCTACAGCAAATACGGCTCAGTCTCCATCAAAAGCAAATACTGCCATGAGATG GCTCTTCGTATCATCCTCCACAGTTTGGACCAGCGGGCCGGAGTGTACCAGCGATACATCCAGCCGCTGCTGTCCGTCAGCGCCGACTTTTACATCCGGGTCTTTGTTAGAGTCTTCACAGGACAGGCTACTGTCAAAAACTCTGCCAG TAAACAGGCGTTGGTGTACAACTGCGTCGGCTGCGGCTCCTTCCACATGCAGAGACTGGGTAGAAGAATAAGCAGCGGCAAACA CATGAAGTACTCTGCTGCCACTGGACCGCCGGTCGGACCAGAGTGTGAGCACTGCGGACAGAGACACCAG CTGGGCGGTCCCTTCTGGGCCGAAGCCATCCACGACCTGGACTTCGTCCAGAAGGTTTTAGAGGCCGTGTCGGGGAACCCGTCCAGATTCGGAACGTCCAAACGTATCGAGGGCATGCTCAGCATGGTTACGGAG GAGTTGGAAGATGTTCCTCTCTACTACACAGTGGACAGTCTGAGCAGCACAATACACTGTAACACTCCGCCGTTGCTCCAGTTTAG GTCGGCTCTCCTCCACGCGGGCCACAGGGTTTCTCTCGCTCACGCCTGTAAAAACGCGGTGAAGACGGACGCTCCTCCTGGAGTCATCTGGGACGTCATGAGATGTTGG GAGAAAACGAATCCTGTAAAGAGGGAGAAATTGTCTCAGACCAGTCCTGCGTTCAAGATCCTCTCCACTGAACCCAG cctAGAAGCCTGCTTCACCGTGAGAGAGGATGCAAACCCTCAGTCTCGTAAACGCCACCTGACCCGGTTCCAGGAGAACCCTCAGGCCTTCTGGGGGCCCAAAGCTCGAGCCAAAGCAGG GGGCGGCATCTCTACTGACCTGCAGGACAAGAGGAAGAAGTTCCAGAACAAAAGGAAGAACCAGATCACCGACTCGTCGCAGCTCAAGAACTTCCCCTGCAAGAAGTTCAAGCAG GGAACGTGTGCGCACGGAGACAGCTGCTGCTACTCCCACCAGACGGAGCAGACGTGTGATGAGAAGACTGAATGA
- the trmt1 gene encoding tRNA (guanine(26)-N(2))-dimethyltransferase isoform X2 → MLVRTARRLPLIISGRLHPSPSYSANQTCRRSRSSMDPQVSAADPSSGISSDSTHVSEEPTAVELLPGETVVKEGKAAILFPNANEVFYNPVQEFNRDLTCAVITEFARDLLAQRGVKVLVPGEKERVVVSLLEETNEAETAEKNGAEEPKVTARVGEKCENGLRVLEGLAASGLRSVRFALEVPGLQSVTANDFSSKAAALIARNAQYNRVDHLLQPSCRDASMLMYEMRGKKERYDVIDLDPYGSPAAFVDAAVQAVSEGGLLCVTCTDMAVMAGNNGETCYSKYGSVSIKSKYCHEMALRIILHSLDQRAGVYQRYIQPLLSVSADFYIRVFVRVFTGQATVKNSASKQALVYNCVGCGSFHMQRLGRRISSGKHMKYSAATGPPVGPECEHCGQRHQLGGPFWAEAIHDLDFVQKVLEAVSGNPSRFGTSKRIEGMLSMVTEELEDVPLYYTVDSLSSTIHCNTPPLLQFRSALLHAGHRVSLAHACKNAVKTDAPPGVIWDVMRCWEKTNPVKREKLSQTSPAFKILSTEPSLEACFTVREDANPQSRKRHLTRFQENPQAFWGPKARAKAGGGISTDLQDKRKKFQNKRKNQITDSSQLKNFPCKKFKQGTCAHGDSCCYSHQTEQTCDEKTE, encoded by the exons ATGCTGGTGCGGACGGCCCGGCGGCTCCCTCTCATCATCTCCGGTCGGCTCCACCCTTCCCCTTCGtattcagccaatcagacgtgTCGGAGGAGCCGGAGCTCTATGGACCCCCAGGTGTCCGCCGCTGACCCCTCGTCCGGGATTAGTTCTGATTCAACGCATGTTTCAGAGGAACCGACCGCCGTCGAGCTGTTACCTGGAGAGACCGTTGTGAAGGAGGggaaggcggccatcttgtttccCAACGCCAACGAGGTGTTTTACAACCCGGTCCAGGAGTTTAATAGAGATTTAAC TTGTGCCGTAATCACGGAGTTTGCTCGAGACCTGTTGGCTCAACGGGGGGTGAAGGTGCTCGTTCCTGGAGAAAAAGAGCGAGTGGTGGTCTCTCTGTTGGAGGAGACGAACGAGGCCGAGACGGCGGAGAAAAACGGTGCAGAGGAGCCCAAAGTTACAGCAAGAGTAGGGGAAAAATGTGAG AACGGTCTCCGCGTCCTGGAGGGCCTGGCGGCCTCCGGGTTGCGCTCGGTGCGTTTTGCTCTGGAGGTCCCCGGCCTGCAGAGCGTCACCGCCAACGACTTCTCCAGCAAAGCGGCGGCGCTGATCGCCCGGAACGCCCAGTACAACCGGGTCGACCACCTGCTGCAGCCCAGCTGCAGGGATGCCAG caTGCTAATGTATGAAATGCGAGGGAAGAAAGAGCGATACGATGTCATCGATCTGGATCCCTACGGAAGCCCGGCGGCGTTCGTGGACGCAGCAGTGCAGGCTGTCAGTGAAGGAG GCCTGCTGTGCGTAACGTGCACCGACATGGCCGTGATGGCGGGAAACAACGGGGAAACCTGCTACAGCAAATACGGCTCAGTCTCCATCAAAAGCAAATACTGCCATGAGATG GCTCTTCGTATCATCCTCCACAGTTTGGACCAGCGGGCCGGAGTGTACCAGCGATACATCCAGCCGCTGCTGTCCGTCAGCGCCGACTTTTACATCCGGGTCTTTGTTAGAGTCTTCACAGGACAGGCTACTGTCAAAAACTCTGCCAG TAAACAGGCGTTGGTGTACAACTGCGTCGGCTGCGGCTCCTTCCACATGCAGAGACTGGGTAGAAGAATAAGCAGCGGCAAACA CATGAAGTACTCTGCTGCCACTGGACCGCCGGTCGGACCAGAGTGTGAGCACTGCGGACAGAGACACCAG CTGGGCGGTCCCTTCTGGGCCGAAGCCATCCACGACCTGGACTTCGTCCAGAAGGTTTTAGAGGCCGTGTCGGGGAACCCGTCCAGATTCGGAACGTCCAAACGTATCGAGGGCATGCTCAGCATGGTTACGGAG GAGTTGGAAGATGTTCCTCTCTACTACACAGTGGACAGTCTGAGCAGCACAATACACTGTAACACTCCGCCGTTGCTCCAGTTTAG GTCGGCTCTCCTCCACGCGGGCCACAGGGTTTCTCTCGCTCACGCCTGTAAAAACGCGGTGAAGACGGACGCTCCTCCTGGAGTCATCTGGGACGTCATGAGATGTTGG GAGAAAACGAATCCTGTAAAGAGGGAGAAATTGTCTCAGACCAGTCCTGCGTTCAAGATCCTCTCCACTGAACCCAG cctAGAAGCCTGCTTCACCGTGAGAGAGGATGCAAACCCTCAGTCTCGTAAACGCCACCTGACCCGGTTCCAGGAGAACCCTCAGGCCTTCTGGGGGCCCAAAGCTCGAGCCAAAGCAGG GGGCGGCATCTCTACTGACCTGCAGGACAAGAGGAAGAAGTTCCAGAACAAAAGGAAGAACCAGATCACCGACTCGTCGCAGCTCAAGAACTTCCCCTGCAAGAAGTTCAAGCAG GGAACGTGTGCGCACGGAGACAGCTGCTGCTACTCCCACCAGACGGAGCAGACGTGTGATGAGAAGACTGAATGA
- the LOC102237170 gene encoding uncharacterized protein LOC102237170, whose protein sequence is MAAIIAVAILALVVSVESSVGPSTNTSFCTESKECLEYELVCKTDEYEVRHLTPTRWVSTDAEAYFMGVGAALAFRRLFQYINGANDEGVKMEMTAPVLVKVPEETKLWEPAVYTLNFPLPAAYQDKPPAPTNDKVYFTAMPDMDVYVRSYGGWMLSVTSRLHSHLLTKELERVRASYNHTYHYGVGYDSPLKLLNRHNEVWYVAEGEPVCTDPQEPTPAHTPRPTPTHLLADSPSEMLSDSPYLPPSNLSSNTTFNSSSSALLPSDPSAVLPSETPASNASEPRTEAAFSHPPSSALMAEDPTAANASAGPSLEPEREVGAWNITTGGSVDTQANPGTEVQPDDAH, encoded by the exons AT GGCTGCCATCATTGCCGTAGCTATTTTGGCCCTGGTGGTTTCCGTCGAAAGCAGCGTGGG ACCAAGCACCAACACCAGCTTCTGCACCGAGTCGAAGGAATGTCTGGAATATGAACTGGTCTGCAAAACGGACGAGTATGAA gtgcGACACCTTACCCCCACTCGCTGGGTGTCGACAGACGCCGAAGCCTACTTCATGGGAGTGGGAGCAGCCCTGGCTTTCAGGAGACTCTTCCAGTACATCAACGGAGCAAACGACGAAG GCGTGAAGATGGAGATGACCGCCCCAGTCCTGGTGAAGGTCCCAGAGGAAACCAAGCTGTGGGAGCCGGCCGTCTACACGCTCAACTTCCCGCTGCCGGCGGCCTATCAGGACAAGCCGCCCGCGCCCACCAACGACAAG GTGTATTTTACGGCGATGCCGGACATGGACGTGTACGTGAGGAGCTACGGAGGCTGGATGTTGTCTGTCACCTCCAGGCTTCACTCCCACCTGCTGACCAAAGAGCTGGAGCGAGTTCGCGCCTCCTACAACCACACCTATCACTATGGGGTCGGTTACGACAG CCCCTTGAAGCTCCTGAACCGGCATAACGAGGTGTGGTACGTGGCTGAAGGGGAACCGGTGTGCACAGACCCACAGGAGCCCACCCCCGCACACACTCCCCGCCCCACGCCGACCCACCTGCTCGCGGACTCGCCGTCAGAGATGCTGTCTGACTCGCCCTACCTCCCTCCGTCCAACCTGTCCTCAAACACCACCTTTAACTCCTCTTCTTCCGCGCTGCTGCCCTCCGACCCCTCGGCCGTCCTCCCGTCCGAAACCCCGGCGAGCAATGCGTCCGAGCCTCGCACCGAGGCCGCGTTCAGTCACCCTCCGTCCTCCGCCCTCATGGCAGAGGACCCAACGGCGGCCAACGCCTCCGCCGGCCCCTCGCTGGAGCCGGAGCGCGAGGTCGGCGCGTGGAACATCACGACCGGCGGCTCTGTGGACACACAAGCTAACCCTGGCACCGAGGTCCAACCGGACGATGCCCATTAG